The following are from one region of the Candidatus Hydrogenedentota bacterium genome:
- a CDS encoding beta-galactosidase, with protein sequence MGKRMCLCAAVLLLGIAPTSLAEVTREQLDQLLDSRILGWRWHLGDAPGAEQAGFDDSQWQAAGLGFEWRPHDSTGWFRVRVTVPEQVNGIPAKGAVIRMKAGVDNGAKAYVNGVFRQEFEWANGDFVLTENAQPGETITVALQAVNRAGYGKLYETYLVCSASEAMVDALRALVKDLDAAVQDAAYVPGPEAAHWRVLVQEAIHALDMTAYQACNPDAFLASVAAARDILLSDRAGLEERLGQTARQLAALKERLSQGRAAGRDMAYPAADARVVESFLQYVRDDLAASNFTHQLRGLKAAAYLDRVCAGAIREAELLVSDAAPGLSAPRYETAPVTIRDGAFWQHGRPVYFTGVGHFGQVRNDIPILNEYGLNIIQIEMGPSNGLPDSSTVDVNAIRENVVRWLDRAAEHNVAVNLLISPHYFPQWAKDADPAHGLCGEGFLKFCIEAPNTRPVMEKWLDALMPLIAGHPALHSICLSNEPQYKGKCAYERALFQTWLKEKWGPIQAANDAYGTGFRQFEDVELPKDASCGYGLFFDACRFNQEQFLAFHEMLRERIHRYAPDLPVHAKVMSHAFEDPGRFEVGIDYERFNQIDRIAGNDCTYAFRGEQPGPYACEWLNMAMNYSLQHCTAPDNPIFNSENHLIADGDARYMPESYIRTVYWHEALHGQGATTTWVWERAQDGDFAENILTRANCVRALGRVALDLNRLAPEVYALSRAKAPLAVLYAYSSLLPSMDYVEEARAAFEGTYFTGAVCDFVTERQIEAGALAQYKLVIVPRAAHTPDAVMSAFQEYIGAGGVVMTVGPCFTHDEYGRVRSQGLVQSGSGRLVDYPDPLTPQAYRDVIDRLLDAACAARPLRLVGPYGEPVWGVNVRAAEHRGRLLVSVLNVTRESRPVRLVAETPIQRAVDLINREEVTFPLTVLPMEPVLLALEPVAVKDGT encoded by the coding sequence ATGGGAAAGCGAATGTGTCTGTGCGCGGCGGTCCTGCTCTTGGGCATCGCTCCAACGAGCCTGGCGGAAGTGACGCGCGAGCAGTTGGATCAATTGCTGGACTCGCGCATTCTCGGCTGGCGCTGGCATTTGGGCGATGCGCCGGGAGCGGAACAAGCTGGTTTTGACGATTCGCAGTGGCAGGCCGCCGGCTTGGGGTTCGAATGGCGGCCGCACGATTCCACGGGATGGTTTCGTGTGCGTGTGACCGTGCCGGAGCAGGTCAACGGGATTCCCGCCAAAGGCGCTGTCATACGAATGAAGGCGGGCGTCGACAACGGCGCCAAGGCCTATGTAAACGGCGTGTTCCGGCAGGAGTTCGAATGGGCGAACGGCGATTTTGTTCTGACGGAGAACGCGCAACCCGGCGAGACCATTACGGTCGCGCTGCAAGCGGTTAACCGGGCCGGTTACGGCAAGCTGTACGAGACGTATCTGGTCTGCAGCGCCAGCGAGGCTATGGTGGACGCGCTGCGCGCGCTCGTAAAAGACCTTGACGCGGCAGTGCAGGACGCTGCCTACGTGCCCGGGCCGGAAGCGGCGCATTGGCGCGTCCTGGTGCAGGAGGCGATACATGCGCTTGACATGACCGCCTACCAGGCATGCAATCCTGATGCGTTTCTCGCTTCGGTGGCCGCTGCCCGCGACATCCTGTTGAGCGATCGCGCCGGCCTCGAAGAGCGCCTTGGTCAGACGGCGCGGCAGCTTGCCGCGCTCAAAGAGCGGCTCAGCCAGGGCCGCGCGGCCGGCCGCGACATGGCGTATCCGGCCGCCGATGCGCGCGTCGTCGAGAGCTTTCTCCAATACGTGCGTGACGATCTGGCCGCGAGCAATTTCACCCACCAACTCCGTGGATTGAAGGCGGCCGCGTACCTTGACCGCGTGTGCGCCGGCGCGATTCGGGAAGCGGAACTGCTTGTGTCGGATGCCGCGCCGGGCCTTTCCGCGCCCCGGTACGAAACCGCGCCGGTCACGATCAGGGACGGGGCATTCTGGCAGCACGGCCGGCCGGTCTATTTCACCGGCGTCGGCCACTTTGGACAGGTCCGCAACGACATCCCCATCCTCAACGAGTACGGGCTCAATATCATCCAGATCGAGATGGGGCCGAGTAATGGCCTCCCGGACTCGTCTACGGTCGACGTCAACGCCATCCGGGAAAACGTCGTGCGATGGTTAGACCGAGCGGCGGAACACAACGTGGCGGTGAACCTCCTGATCTCGCCGCACTATTTCCCGCAATGGGCGAAAGACGCGGACCCGGCGCACGGACTCTGCGGCGAAGGGTTCCTCAAGTTCTGCATCGAGGCGCCGAATACGCGCCCCGTGATGGAAAAGTGGCTGGACGCGTTGATGCCGCTGATAGCCGGACATCCCGCTTTGCACAGCATCTGCCTTTCCAACGAGCCGCAATACAAAGGCAAATGCGCCTATGAACGTGCCCTGTTTCAGACCTGGCTGAAGGAGAAATGGGGCCCCATCCAAGCGGCAAACGATGCGTATGGGACCGGTTTTCGCCAGTTTGAAGACGTCGAGCTCCCCAAGGACGCGTCGTGCGGGTACGGGCTGTTCTTTGACGCCTGCCGCTTCAACCAGGAGCAGTTCCTGGCGTTTCATGAGATGTTGCGCGAACGCATTCACCGCTACGCTCCGGACTTGCCGGTGCATGCGAAGGTCATGTCGCATGCCTTCGAAGATCCTGGCCGGTTCGAAGTCGGCATCGACTATGAACGATTCAACCAGATTGACCGAATCGCCGGCAACGATTGCACGTATGCCTTCCGCGGCGAGCAGCCGGGCCCATATGCATGCGAATGGCTCAACATGGCCATGAACTACTCGCTCCAGCACTGTACGGCGCCGGATAATCCCATCTTCAACTCGGAGAACCATCTGATCGCCGATGGGGACGCGCGCTACATGCCGGAATCCTACATCCGCACCGTGTACTGGCACGAGGCGCTCCACGGGCAGGGCGCCACCACCACCTGGGTGTGGGAACGCGCGCAAGACGGGGATTTCGCCGAAAACATCCTCACGCGGGCCAACTGCGTCCGCGCACTCGGCCGGGTGGCGCTCGACCTGAACCGGCTCGCACCCGAGGTCTACGCGCTGAGCCGCGCCAAGGCGCCGCTCGCGGTCCTGTACGCATACTCTTCCCTCCTGCCGTCCATGGACTATGTCGAAGAAGCCCGGGCCGCCTTCGAGGGGACGTATTTCACTGGGGCGGTTTGCGATTTCGTCACCGAACGGCAAATCGAAGCCGGTGCGCTGGCGCAGTACAAGCTCGTGATCGTGCCGCGGGCGGCGCATACGCCCGACGCAGTCATGAGTGCGTTCCAGGAGTACATCGGAGCCGGCGGCGTGGTCATGACCGTCGGACCCTGCTTCACGCACGACGAGTACGGCCGGGTCCGGAGCCAAGGACTTGTCCAGTCCGGGAGCGGGAGGCTGGTTGACTACCCCGATCCCTTGACGCCGCAAGCGTACCGCGACGTTATTGACCGCCTGCTCGACGCCGCGTGCGCGGCACGGCCCCTTCGGCTCGTGGGTCCATACGGCGAACCGGTCTGGGGAGTGAATGTGCGGGCGGCGGAGCATCGCGGCCGGTTGTTGGTAAGCGTGCTGAACGTGACCCGGGAGTCAAGGCCTGTGCGGCTCGTCGCGGAAACGCCGATTCAACGCGCAGTCGATTTGATCAACCGCGAGGAAGTCACGTTCCCGTTGACTGTATTGCCGATGGAGCCCGTCTTGCTTGCTCTGGAACCTGTGGCTGTCAAAGATGGGACATAG
- a CDS encoding glycoside hydrolase family 2 TIM barrel-domain containing protein, whose amino-acid sequence MRHGMSVLNGLVILTICLVCPVTYGAPAPPNPVISLDGEWLLATDPGNVGQAEKWWSSPRADAKPTKVPWIIQDAFPGYHGVAWYWRSFEAPVNPHPNGRTLLRFWQVDYKADVWLNDTPAGSHEGGESVFIFDVTDIVKPGETNRLAVRVLNPTHEPIDGIVLKETAHRNKALPYSSGSAWDQGGIWDSVELLLVPQVWIEDLFVRPDWKTGQIRVQTNIRNAGSDTVTPHLQFAVAPAASGETLAVAGLSPEAAAGDTLVETTLHVDHPHLWNLNDPFLYRVTARVSTAQPPEKNPQLGVHEHSVRCGFRDFRLEDGYFRLNGKRLYLRCSHTGNCCPIGLEMPHDPDFLRRDLINQKMLGYNAIRFISGVPKRYQLDMADEIGLMVYPEAYAAWCLADSPKMKERYNESVFGMVRRDRNHPCITMWGLLNETPDGPVLRHAVSVLPELRKLDDSRVVLLNSGSWHSHGGTTAGIRVWSPNDRDNPCVTLNGTDHVIKALGITWQPGQMAFHPGRDGEYAVVRWTAPADDTVDFSAVYKTIAEKATTSVHVLHNGKPLFESLINLEDKGPECSYSASLEVRAGDTIDSACGWGNGDYGADTTALTVTITSASGKAWNAEKDFSIEHNPNGAWSYGVLQPADKPAAGSFALFPFGKTEESIGSISNPNSNVWEDILSDQHPYQRVPHTASVIQTLRTVSGNGKPVFISECGIGSAMDLLRIVRKYEQAGKTEVEDAQLYRSWRDQYMADWERYRLAEVFDRPEDFFQQSLARMAGQRLLSVNAVRANPNCIGHSLTGTVDQGMTGEGVWTTFRELKPGATDALFDAWAPLRWCLFVEPVNVYRNTPVKLEAVLANEDALAPGDYPVRLQVAGPDLARVFDKTITVTIADPASKPEPPMVMPVFSEDVVIDGPPGTYRFLATFEKGAAACGEEVKFFVDVAPEDMPKVDTEIVLMSHDSELSEWLTQRGIKNRPYAPGQQTAREVILASGAPTAEPGVVFKDLAQRIARGSTVIFLTTDTYAKENESTGWLPLRTKGNVSGIARWLYHSDEWCKSHPIFEGMQAGGLMDYSYYRELIPDVVFMGIEPAADPVAGGINASWGYQSGLMVAVYKLGAGEFILNSLLIRDNLGRVPQAERLLRNMLRFAGRDVAQPLADLPAGFDEELKAMGY is encoded by the coding sequence ATGAGACACGGAATGAGCGTCTTGAATGGGCTTGTCATTCTCACAATCTGTTTGGTTTGTCCGGTCACATACGGTGCGCCGGCCCCCCCGAACCCGGTGATATCCCTCGACGGGGAATGGCTGTTGGCAACCGATCCCGGAAACGTCGGGCAGGCGGAGAAGTGGTGGTCGTCGCCCCGGGCCGACGCCAAACCAACCAAGGTGCCATGGATTATCCAGGACGCCTTTCCCGGCTACCACGGGGTGGCCTGGTACTGGAGGAGCTTCGAGGCGCCCGTCAACCCGCATCCCAACGGCCGGACCCTGCTCCGCTTCTGGCAGGTGGACTACAAGGCCGACGTGTGGCTGAACGACACTCCCGCTGGCTCGCACGAAGGCGGGGAATCGGTGTTCATATTCGATGTGACAGACATCGTCAAGCCGGGCGAAACAAACCGCCTGGCCGTGCGGGTGCTTAACCCCACGCACGAGCCGATCGATGGAATCGTGCTAAAAGAGACGGCGCACCGGAACAAGGCCCTCCCCTATTCGTCCGGCAGCGCCTGGGACCAGGGCGGCATCTGGGACTCGGTCGAACTGTTGCTCGTGCCCCAGGTCTGGATTGAGGACCTCTTCGTCCGGCCCGACTGGAAGACTGGCCAGATTCGGGTCCAGACCAATATACGTAACGCCGGGTCCGATACAGTCACGCCGCATCTTCAATTTGCGGTGGCGCCAGCCGCCAGCGGCGAAACGCTGGCCGTTGCCGGCCTCTCGCCCGAGGCGGCCGCCGGTGACACGCTCGTCGAGACCACCCTGCACGTGGACCATCCGCATCTTTGGAACCTGAACGACCCGTTTCTCTACCGCGTGACCGCCCGGGTGTCCACGGCCCAGCCGCCGGAAAAGAATCCGCAACTGGGCGTCCACGAGCACTCGGTCCGCTGCGGCTTTCGCGACTTCCGTCTTGAGGACGGCTACTTCCGGCTGAACGGCAAACGGCTCTACCTGCGATGCTCACACACGGGCAATTGTTGCCCCATTGGCCTCGAGATGCCGCACGACCCCGACTTTCTGCGGCGCGACCTGATCAATCAGAAGATGTTGGGGTACAACGCCATCCGGTTCATCTCGGGCGTGCCCAAACGATACCAGCTCGACATGGCCGACGAGATCGGCTTGATGGTTTATCCCGAGGCCTATGCGGCCTGGTGCCTGGCCGACTCGCCGAAGATGAAGGAGCGCTATAACGAATCGGTTTTCGGCATGGTCCGCCGGGACCGCAACCATCCCTGCATCACGATGTGGGGGCTGCTGAATGAGACGCCTGACGGGCCGGTCCTTCGCCACGCCGTCAGTGTCCTGCCGGAACTGCGAAAGCTGGACGACTCGCGCGTCGTGCTGCTTAACAGCGGCAGTTGGCATTCTCACGGGGGTACCACGGCAGGCATCAGGGTATGGTCCCCGAACGACCGGGACAACCCGTGCGTTACGCTCAACGGGACGGACCACGTCATCAAAGCGCTTGGCATCACGTGGCAGCCCGGACAAATGGCCTTCCATCCGGGCCGTGACGGAGAATATGCCGTGGTCCGCTGGACCGCCCCGGCCGATGATACGGTCGATTTCTCGGCCGTATACAAGACCATCGCAGAAAAGGCCACCACCAGCGTGCATGTCCTGCACAACGGCAAGCCCCTATTCGAAAGCCTGATCAACCTCGAAGACAAGGGGCCCGAGTGCAGCTACTCCGCCTCTCTCGAAGTCCGGGCGGGCGATACGATCGACTCTGCCTGCGGCTGGGGAAACGGGGACTACGGCGCGGACACCACGGCGTTAACGGTCACGATCACGTCCGCCTCGGGCAAAGCCTGGAACGCCGAGAAAGATTTCTCGATCGAGCACAATCCCAACGGCGCGTGGAGCTACGGCGTCCTCCAGCCGGCTGACAAGCCCGCCGCCGGGAGTTTCGCCCTGTTTCCGTTCGGCAAGACGGAGGAAAGCATTGGATCCATCAGCAACCCGAATTCGAATGTCTGGGAAGACATCCTGAGCGACCAACACCCCTATCAGCGGGTGCCGCATACGGCCTCCGTCATCCAGACCCTTCGCACGGTCAGCGGCAACGGCAAACCCGTGTTCATTTCGGAATGCGGCATCGGCAGCGCGATGGACCTGCTCAGAATCGTCCGAAAGTACGAGCAGGCGGGCAAGACCGAGGTCGAGGACGCGCAGCTCTACCGAAGCTGGCGCGACCAGTACATGGCCGATTGGGAGCGGTATCGCCTCGCCGAGGTCTTCGACCGGCCCGAGGACTTTTTCCAGCAGAGCCTCGCGCGGATGGCCGGACAACGGCTGCTCAGCGTCAACGCGGTGCGCGCGAACCCGAACTGCATCGGCCATAGCCTGACCGGCACGGTCGACCAGGGCATGACCGGCGAGGGCGTGTGGACGACGTTCCGCGAGCTCAAACCGGGCGCCACGGATGCCCTGTTCGACGCGTGGGCGCCGTTGCGGTGGTGCTTGTTCGTCGAGCCCGTGAACGTCTATCGCAACACGCCCGTCAAGTTGGAAGCTGTCTTGGCTAATGAAGACGCCCTGGCGCCGGGCGACTATCCCGTCCGTCTGCAGGTGGCCGGCCCGGACCTTGCCCGGGTCTTCGATAAGACGATCACCGTCACCATTGCCGATCCGGCCAGCAAGCCGGAGCCGCCGATGGTCATGCCGGTGTTCTCCGAGGATGTGGTCATCGACGGTCCTCCGGGGACCTATCGTTTCCTGGCCACGTTCGAGAAGGGCGCGGCCGCTTGCGGCGAGGAAGTCAAGTTCTTCGTCGACGTGGCGCCGGAGGATATGCCCAAGGTCGATACCGAAATCGTGCTGATGAGCCACGACAGCGAGCTGTCCGAGTGGCTCACACAGCGCGGCATCAAGAACCGTCCATACGCGCCGGGACAGCAGACCGCCCGCGAGGTGATCCTGGCATCGGGCGCGCCCACTGCCGAGCCCGGCGTCGTTTTCAAGGACCTCGCACAGCGGATCGCGCGCGGTTCGACCGTCATCTTCCTGACGACGGACACGTACGCCAAGGAAAACGAATCAACGGGCTGGCTGCCGCTCAGAACCAAGGGTAACGTGTCCGGCATCGCCCGGTGGCTCTATCACTCCGACGAGTGGTGCAAAAGCCACCCGATCTTCGAAGGCATGCAGGCGGGCGGTTTGATGGACTACAGCTATTACCGCGAACTGATCCCCGACGTGGTTTTCATGGGCATCGAGCCAGCCGCCGACCCGGTCGCTGGCGGGATCAATGCCTCGTGGGGCTACCAATCCGGCCTTATGGTTGCGGTATACAAGCTGGGCGCGGGCGAGTTCATCCTGAACTCGCTGCTCATTCGCGACAACTTGGGCCGGGTTCCGCAGGCTGAACGATTGCTCCGCAACATGCTCCGGTTCGCCGGTCGCGACGTGGCCCAGCCGCTGGCAGACCTGCCGGCTGGGTTCGACGAAGAGCTCAAAGCGATGGGCTACTGA
- a CDS encoding PKD domain-containing protein, which yields MRSRLLSTACVAVLSVVCAAIFVGCPAGQNASVALIVSPTSLDFGTSETSLTFEVRKNYTSVPLGQFRVSSGNAWVAVSPETGTSTGPDDPVTITVTLDRNLMNVGSNTGTINVTAEGVSRVQVLVQATRQLGASFSVSSNTAFTDEELQFTDHSQVVADAPAIVSWLWEFGDGASSTEQNPRHAYASEGSYDVSLTVSNDNETAMLTRRGYVLVSAKRPPSAEFAADPVNTSPGVSVQFTSLSSPGTSAITSYAWDFGDGGSSAAENPVHAYSSIGTYSVSLTVQTAHGQDTVTKQNYITVEPVAPEAAFSAVSREPVPGPSGAVVVFQDESIAGTFPIVEWFWEFGDGSTSTETDPQHAYQELGVFTVSLTVTSENGQTDTETKENYITVVPVQVPSVEGLPQAAAESAIRAAGLVVGAVTQAHSRTVPLGSVISQDPAAGTLVRPGSAVALVVSAGVSPADFSAVRTLGEPPLTVSFQTLSENPDTPIRSWLWNFGDGTSGTDQYPVHVYTRPGGYTVSLTVATAAGTFTAVREGYVQVANADTPATGAIDLTNAVLALNPGPLQTAEDKAAAALVEEVQSRTGLLWPAVDTWPDSGTVIALTAQPEHPALSAEGYHLFVEARTTGPTVVWAIGADPRGVLYGVGKLLRSLDWTTGAATLPAAPNITTAPAFPLRGHQIGYRNTANSYDAWDVARYEQYIRELVLFGANAIENIPFEPADNSVHFSIPPAEMAASLSQLCQDYDIEYWVWTPADFDLQDPVQRAAGLAEQEQLYKDCVRIDGVFVPGGDPGSNSPDLVMAFLEDLAELLHEGHPDAGVWVSNQGFEHAQNDWFFNYLDRERPDWLAGVVFGPWTKHSLAEQRMRTPAQYPIRHYPDICHNVRCQYPVDQWDEALAHTLNREAPNPRPAEFAHVHNWTAPDTTGFLSYSDGITDDVNKIVWTMRGWDPAISVEEILTDYARFFFGPEAADTAVDGILGLENNWVGTLADNTGVDDTWTLWSQLESAHPELEENWRWQLLLLRAYYDRYIRARLTNETALEENAYGALATGGSVGANAAMDSAAAFLAQPDTAPVQAALRTRIEDLCEALFESIGLQTSVSSPYVAAGLERGAILDTVDWPVNNRWWLENRFAAIRALATEQEKLAAINVILNWENPGAGGYYDDLGNAAKQPHLVQQLPWAEDPGRVSSTQNEFAWHGGDSSDPQKGGGRLSWQSSATTLFNTPLEVEYTGLDTSAGYILRVLYAGRFRPSMTLTANQGYLVHPALEQPPQPTVLEYALPKAVTASGTLRLRWDLVSGRGCQVAELWLVKE from the coding sequence ATGAGATCGCGATTGTTGTCCACAGCGTGTGTCGCCGTCTTGAGCGTTGTCTGCGCGGCGATTTTTGTGGGGTGTCCAGCCGGCCAGAATGCGTCCGTGGCCCTGATTGTCTCTCCAACGTCTCTGGATTTCGGCACTTCCGAAACGTCATTGACCTTCGAGGTGCGAAAGAATTACACCAGCGTTCCGCTGGGGCAGTTCCGGGTCTCGAGCGGCAATGCGTGGGTCGCCGTTTCTCCCGAGACCGGCACAAGTACCGGCCCCGACGATCCGGTCACCATCACGGTTACCCTTGACCGTAACCTCATGAATGTGGGCTCGAACACCGGCACAATCAATGTGACCGCCGAAGGGGTTTCCCGAGTGCAGGTGCTGGTCCAGGCCACGCGACAGCTAGGGGCATCCTTCTCCGTGAGCAGTAACACTGCTTTTACCGATGAGGAGCTGCAATTCACCGATCATTCGCAAGTTGTTGCTGACGCTCCGGCCATTGTCAGTTGGTTGTGGGAGTTCGGCGACGGCGCGTCCAGCACGGAGCAGAATCCCCGGCATGCATATGCATCCGAGGGCTCTTACGACGTCTCGCTTACCGTATCCAACGACAACGAGACTGCAATGCTGACAAGGCGCGGGTATGTCTTGGTGAGCGCCAAGCGCCCGCCGTCCGCCGAATTTGCTGCCGATCCGGTCAACACGTCTCCCGGCGTGAGCGTTCAGTTCACCAGTCTTTCGAGTCCGGGCACTAGTGCCATCACCTCTTACGCGTGGGATTTCGGCGACGGGGGGTCGAGCGCGGCCGAGAACCCCGTGCATGCTTACAGCAGTATCGGCACTTATAGTGTGTCTCTAACCGTTCAGACCGCACACGGCCAGGACACGGTGACCAAACAGAACTATATCACCGTTGAGCCGGTGGCCCCCGAAGCGGCGTTCTCCGCGGTGTCCCGCGAGCCGGTTCCGGGCCCTTCGGGTGCTGTTGTGGTTTTCCAAGACGAATCCATAGCGGGAACCTTCCCCATTGTCGAATGGTTCTGGGAGTTCGGCGACGGCTCGACGAGCACGGAAACCGACCCCCAGCACGCGTATCAGGAGCTGGGCGTCTTTACCGTATCCTTGACTGTCACGTCTGAAAACGGCCAGACGGACACGGAGACGAAAGAGAATTACATCACCGTTGTGCCGGTCCAGGTGCCTTCGGTGGAAGGTTTACCACAGGCGGCCGCGGAATCGGCGATCCGCGCGGCAGGCTTGGTGGTAGGCGCGGTGACACAGGCCCATAGCAGGACCGTGCCTCTGGGCAGTGTGATCAGTCAGGACCCGGCGGCGGGCACCCTGGTGCGTCCGGGCAGCGCTGTGGCCCTTGTGGTATCGGCCGGGGTTTCGCCCGCGGATTTCAGCGCGGTCCGAACGCTGGGCGAACCGCCTCTGACGGTTTCTTTCCAGACCCTTTCCGAAAACCCGGATACGCCCATAAGGTCGTGGTTGTGGAACTTCGGCGACGGCACGTCAGGCACAGACCAGTATCCTGTGCACGTGTACACCAGACCCGGTGGCTATACTGTGTCATTGACGGTCGCCACGGCGGCGGGCACATTCACGGCTGTGAGGGAGGGCTATGTTCAAGTGGCGAATGCCGACACCCCGGCTACGGGGGCGATAGACCTCACGAACGCCGTGTTGGCCTTGAACCCGGGACCGCTGCAGACAGCGGAAGACAAAGCCGCTGCAGCACTTGTGGAGGAGGTCCAGTCGCGGACGGGGCTGCTCTGGCCGGCTGTTGACACCTGGCCGGATTCGGGCACGGTCATTGCCCTGACGGCCCAACCGGAACACCCCGCGCTGTCTGCCGAGGGATATCACCTCTTTGTGGAGGCGCGCACAACGGGTCCTACGGTAGTCTGGGCCATTGGCGCGGACCCGCGCGGCGTGTTGTATGGCGTGGGTAAGCTGCTGCGCAGCCTGGATTGGACCACGGGCGCTGCCACGCTTCCGGCCGCGCCCAATATCACCACTGCGCCCGCATTCCCACTGCGGGGACATCAAATTGGGTACCGCAACACGGCCAACAGCTACGACGCATGGGATGTAGCGCGGTATGAGCAGTACATCCGCGAATTGGTGCTATTCGGGGCAAATGCCATCGAGAATATCCCGTTCGAGCCCGCGGACAACAGCGTCCATTTCTCCATTCCTCCCGCGGAGATGGCGGCTTCCCTGAGCCAGCTATGCCAGGACTACGACATCGAGTATTGGGTATGGACCCCGGCCGATTTTGACTTGCAGGACCCGGTGCAGCGCGCCGCGGGTTTGGCCGAGCAGGAGCAACTGTATAAGGACTGCGTGCGTATCGACGGCGTGTTTGTGCCGGGCGGCGATCCGGGCTCAAACTCCCCGGACTTGGTGATGGCCTTCTTGGAAGACCTGGCCGAACTGTTGCATGAAGGCCACCCGGATGCGGGCGTCTGGGTCTCGAACCAGGGGTTCGAGCATGCGCAGAATGACTGGTTCTTCAACTACCTCGATAGGGAGCGGCCCGATTGGCTTGCGGGAGTGGTGTTCGGCCCATGGACCAAACATTCGCTGGCTGAGCAGAGGATGCGCACGCCAGCCCAGTATCCCATCCGGCACTATCCCGACATCTGCCACAATGTCCGCTGTCAATACCCGGTGGACCAGTGGGACGAGGCGCTTGCACACACATTGAACCGCGAGGCGCCCAACCCGCGCCCGGCTGAATTTGCCCATGTCCACAACTGGACCGCACCCGATACGACGGGGTTCCTGAGCTATTCGGATGGGATAACCGACGATGTGAACAAGATTGTATGGACCATGCGAGGATGGGACCCGGCGATCTCCGTCGAGGAGATCCTGACCGATTATGCGCGGTTCTTCTTTGGTCCTGAGGCGGCGGATACCGCTGTTGACGGCATCTTGGGACTCGAGAACAACTGGGTCGGCACCCTGGCGGATAACACTGGGGTGGACGACACGTGGACACTTTGGAGCCAGCTCGAGTCCGCCCACCCGGAACTCGAGGAGAACTGGCGCTGGCAACTGCTGCTTCTCAGGGCATACTACGACCGGTATATCCGCGCACGGCTTACGAATGAAACCGCGCTTGAGGAGAACGCGTACGGGGCCTTGGCCACAGGCGGCAGCGTGGGCGCCAACGCGGCCATGGACAGCGCGGCAGCTTTCCTTGCCCAGCCGGACACCGCGCCGGTTCAGGCCGCTCTGCGCACCCGCATCGAAGACCTGTGTGAGGCTCTGTTCGAGTCGATCGGGCTACAGACAAGCGTTTCCTCCCCGTACGTTGCCGCGGGGCTGGAGCGGGGCGCCATACTGGACACCGTGGACTGGCCCGTGAACAACCGCTGGTGGCTTGAGAACCGTTTCGCCGCCATACGCGCCCTTGCTACGGAGCAAGAGAAACTGGCTGCAATAAACGTGATTCTGAACTGGGAGAATCCTGGAGCAGGCGGGTATTACGACGACTTGGGGAACGCGGCGAAGCAACCGCACCTGGTCCAGCAGCTTCCTTGGGCTGAGGACCCTGGCCGCGTCAGTTCCACCCAGAACGAGTTTGCGTGGCACGGCGGCGATTCGAGCGACCCGCAAAAGGGCGGCGGCAGGCTCTCCTGGCAATCCAGCGCAACCACGCTGTTTAACACGCCTCTCGAGGTGGAATACACAGGATTGGACACCAGCGCGGGATACATCCTGCGAGTGCTGTACGCGGGCCGGTTCCGGCCGTCAATGACGTTGACAGCCAACCAAGGCTATCTGGTTCACCCTGCCCTTGAGCAACCACCCCAGCCCACCGTGCTCGAATACGCGTTGCCCAAGGCGGTGACCGCAAGTGGCACACTGCGGCTCCGGTGGGACCTGGTGAGCGGGCGGGGCTGTCAGGTGGCGGAGCTCTGGCTTGTGAAGGAGTGA